TCGGCTACCGTCTTGACGGCCTTCGAGGTGGTGATCACCTCGCGGCATAACTCGTCCTTGAATTCCTGACTGAATCGTCGTCGTGTTGCAGACATTCTGCGGATTCCTCATTTCAGTGTTCCCCCGAAATGCTACGGGGCTCACTGTCCGAAATCTCCACAGCACTCCAGACTCCGAAGGTAGCGAACCCCGAGGTAGCGAACCCCACGGTAGCGGGCCCCACGGTAGCTGGCCCAGGAGCAGCGGTCGAGGAACCCACCCTCGGCCAGCGGCTGCGCGCTGTCCACAAGCGCTACCCGACCGGCGTCACGATCGTGACGGTGCTGGGGTCGGACGGTCAACCGCGCGGGCTCGCGGTGAACGCGTTCGCGTCGATCTCGTACGATCCACCGCTCATCATGGTCGCGATCAACGCCACCTCGTCCACGTACCCGTGGCTGTTCAGCGCCGACCATCTCGCGATTAACGTCATCGCGGAGGATCAGATGCCGATCGTGCGGGCGTTCGCGAAGAAGGGCGGCGACAAGTTCGCGGGGCTCGACTGGCAAGAGGGGGTAACCGGCAGCCCGATCCTGGCGGGCGTGACCGGCCACTTCGAGCTTGCGATCAAATACAAGATGCCCGCGTACACGCACACGATCTTCATCGGTGAGGTCGTCGCGGCCGAGGCGGGGGAGACGCCCGCGCTCATCTATCGCGGGGCGGAGTTCTTCTTGGGCAGCGACCTGACGCCCGTGGAAGAGTGAGACGGCCCGCGCATCCTGACCTGCGCATCCTGACCTACGCATCCTGACCCGCCGCATCCTCACCGGTGCACCCCGGCCACCGCGCCAGACCCGAGAGGTCCCGTAAGATTCGCAAGAATCCTGCGGGACCTCTCGCGCTTCCCATAGAATCAGCGGGTTGCCGAAATCGTATACGACGGCGTGATTCGAGGAGTGGCCTATGTCTGATGCCAAAGAAGCCCCGCGGGGTTTGTCGCTGACGCTGCGCTACCTCACTTTCCTCGTCGGCCTCTTCGTGATGTCGATCGGCATTGCGCTCTCGGTGTACGCGCTGATCGGGACCACTCCGATCAGCGCGATTCCGCTCGTGATGAGTTACGCGACGCCCCTGAGCCTCGGCTTTTATACCGTCGCGATCAACGTCGTGCTGTTTTTCGTGCAGATCCTCATCTTGCGGCGAAAGTTCGAGCTCATCCAGATCTTGCAGATCCCGGCCGCGTTCGCGTTCGGTGCGCTGTGTGACCTCTCGGTGTGGCTGCTTCGCGGCCTGGATGGTGTGGCCGAGGGCAACTATCTGATTCAAGTCGCGCTCTCAGTCGCGGGATCGGTCGTGCTCGGCGTCGGGGTTT
This DNA window, taken from Gulosibacter molinativorax, encodes the following:
- a CDS encoding flavin reductase family protein; the encoded protein is MLRGSLSEISTALQTPKVANPEVANPTVAGPTVAGPGAAVEEPTLGQRLRAVHKRYPTGVTIVTVLGSDGQPRGLAVNAFASISYDPPLIMVAINATSSTYPWLFSADHLAINVIAEDQMPIVRAFAKKGGDKFAGLDWQEGVTGSPILAGVTGHFELAIKYKMPAYTHTIFIGEVVAAEAGETPALIYRGAEFFLGSDLTPVEE
- a CDS encoding YczE/YyaS/YitT family protein; this translates as MSDAKEAPRGLSLTLRYLTFLVGLFVMSIGIALSVYALIGTTPISAIPLVMSYATPLSLGFYTVAINVVLFFVQILILRRKFELIQILQIPAAFAFGALCDLSVWLLRGLDGVAEGNYLIQVALSVAGSVVLGVGVWLQVTPRVLTLAGDGTAVAIARVTKRPFSSVKILFDSSLVVIAVILSLIFFMELRGVREGTILAAWLVGYVVRLLHRFVTWPAILSRPGVQDS